The following proteins are encoded in a genomic region of Nicotiana sylvestris chromosome 4, ASM39365v2, whole genome shotgun sequence:
- the LOC138889292 gene encoding uncharacterized mitochondrial protein AtMg00860-like encodes MIHKEIEVYVDDVIIKSKKQSDHVKDLSKFFQRLRRYNLKLNPTKCAFGVPFGKLLGFVVSRHGIELDPSKIKAIQELPPPKNKTEVMILLGRLNYISRFIAQLTTTCEPIFKLLKKNVAVKWPDVCQEAFDKIKRTIEFRHIPRVHNEIVDALATLESMLHHRDKDYVDPVHIQVCDQHAYCNVFEEEIDSEPWFHDIKEYIKSGIYPVHATSDQKRTI; translated from the exons atgatacataaggagattgaggtttatgtagatgatgtgatcataaagtcaaagaagcagtctgaccatgtcaaggaCTTAAgcaagtttttccaaaggctccgcagatacaacctcaagcttaatccaacgaaatgtgcatttggtgtccccTTTGGGAAACTGCTGGGATTCGTGGTTAGTAGACACGGTATTGagctggatccgtcaaagatcaaagccatccaagagttaccgccgccaaagaacaaaactgaaGTGATGATTTTgcttggaaggttaaattatatcagcaggtttattgctcagctcacgacaacctgtgagcccatctttaagctgctgaagaagaatgttgcaGTCAAGTGGCCTGACgtgtgtcaagaagcatttgataagattaagag GACgatagaattcagacacattcccAGGGTTCATAATGAGATTGTCGATGCCTTGGCTACCCTAgagtcaatgttacatcatcgtGACAAGGATTATGTCGACCCTGTGCATATCCAAGTttgtgatcaacatgcttattgtaatgtttttgaagaggaaattgatagcgaaccttggttccatgatatcaaggaatacatcaagtCAGGGATATATCCAGTACATGCcacaagtgatcaaaagagaacaatctGA